TGGGCCATCGCCGAGCCCTCCTCCATGCGCTCGCTGATCCAGCTGGCTGGCCGTGTGAGGCGACACTGGCCCGCACCTTACCCGCAGCAGAACCTGCTGATCCTGCAGCAAAACCTGACGGCCTGGCTTGGTGGCAAACCGGTCAAACTCGGCGGCCAGCCCGCCTATTGCCACCCCGGATTCGAGAATGGCCGCTTTCCACTGGATAGCTTTGATCTGGCGGCACTGCTGCAGGAAGAGGAGTACCACCATCTGGACGCCCGCCCCCGGCTACTGGCCCGCCCCGAGCTACAGCCCACCCGCAGTCTGGTAGACCTGGAGCACGCCCGCCTGCACGCCGACCTCAACCAGACCCGGCGCCCCTCCCGCCGTCGTGGCGAACCCGAAGAGTGGCAGCTTTGCGCCGCCAGTTGCTGGCAATGGCCTCATGCCATGCTGCACGGTAGCCTGCAGCGGAAGCAGCCCTTCCGCCAAAGCCATGGTGAAGAATGGGACATGGTGCTGCTGCCCGCTGAAGACGGCGGTATCACCCTGCTTCGGCTGATGGCAGGTGAGAGAAGGGGCGAGGTGTACTTGCAGCAGAACAACCAGCTGCTGCACCGGCTGCCGGATGCCCAGCTGTTCAGCGGGCAAGGCATCCGCCCCTGGGGTAACGAAAGCTATTTGGACGAGCTGGCCACCCTTGCCAGCGAACGGGACATCAGCGAGACCGACTGCGCCTACCGCTACGGCACCTTCACCCTGCGGGTCAGTAGCAACCTCAATCTCGGCTGGTCTTTCCATCCGGCACTAGGCTTCTGCCGCAAACGAGATTGAGGCCACAAAAGGCACACAGCCAACCCGTGGGTTGGCTGTGTGAGCTGCCTGTCCGGCAGTGAGTGCCCACTATATGCATCAGTTATTTAGCAAGCATTTCTGAGCTGCCTGTCCGGCAGTACAGTGGATCATAGTCCAATTGTTGCAGCCCACCAAGATTAGGCGTAAACTCAAAACCAACCTCCTTTAGTAAGCAGGTTAATTTTTTTGTGAGTGAGCGGGACTGCCATCCCACTCAGGTGCAACCCGTGCGACAGGCTTAGCGGCCCGCATAACCAAAGCTGCATATGGTGCTGCAGCAGGAGGATATGAGTGTGATTGGCTATCACATGATCAGAAGAGCTTGATGGCTACCCAGCCATGATCGTGGACAGAATCACCCTGCATGCCACAGGATTTGCAGGGTGATTCTACACCAATCACCTGCACAGGGAGTATCAAATTGCTTGACCCGCTATCGCCGCGAGCGCAGTCGCTCCGGTCAGAGATACAGCAGTTCCTGCAGCTTCGCCTGGCAGACAAGCTGGGCGCACTGGCGGCGGACGATCCCAAACGGGAGGCCCTGATCGCGCAATATCAGCCGCAAGCCTGGCTGGCCGATGCCGCACGGCGGGTCACCCAGCTGCAGCTGGTCACCCATCCGCTGAAAGCCAGCCACCCGGATGCGCGCGGCAGCAGCCTGTTTATCCCGCCCTCCAGTTTGCCGCCACGGCAGGAAGTTGGCAGCCATGCGCTGCCCACCTTGGTCAGCGATGTGGTCGGTAATGCTGCGGCGCTGGATGTCTACAAATTCCTCAAATTGAGTCACGCCGGCCAAAGCCTGCTCAGCCTGCTGCAAGCAGGCGATGCCGACTTGCTGGCCGCGCTGAGTGACGATGCCGAACAGGCCACCGCCTGGCGCGACGCCTTTTGCAGCATTGCCGAACCGGCTAGCGACCTCATCTGTCATGCGCTGGCCAAACAAATCTACTGGCCGGTGTCGCCGGATGCCTACCCGCCCGACGCGCACGATGACAGCCACTTCCACCTGCTGTCGATTCTAAATTCCAGCGCGCTGTCGCACTGGCTGTACGAGCAGATTCAGGCAGACCGCTTTGGCGAAGCGACCAAGGCCGCGCGACAAGCACGCCGTGACGGTGCCGCCCATCCACACGGCTACCACGAATACCCCCAGCTGGCCGAGGAGAAGAAAGGCGGCACCAAGCCACAGAATATCTCCCAGCTCAATAGCGAACGCAAAGGCAGTAACTATCTGCTGGCCGCGCTGCCACCACAGTGGAACAGCAAGGCCACCCGCCCGCTATATGGCGTAGCCAGCCTGTTTGTGCGCTTTGGTAGCCAGCCGCATGTGCGCGGTCTGCTGGATGAGCTGCGCGATTACCTGGGCAAGCTCAAACCCGAAGCCAACAATATGCACATCCGGAACCGGCGGGATGCCTGGCTGGGTGAGCTCTTTACCGAGCTGCTGCAATTCGGCGCGGGCTTTAGCAATGGCTTGCCCAAGGGCTGGACCGCCCATCCGGATTGTACGCTGCCCATCGAAGAGCAATGCTGGCTGGACCCCTACCGCGCCGAAGACGACGAGGAGTTCAACCGTGCCTTCCAGTGGCAAGACTGGCCCGCACAGCTGGCCGAGCGCTTTGCCCACTGGCTCAACACCCGGCTGGGGGCCGAGCGCTTGAGCAAGCACCAGCTGGCGCTGGGCGAAGTCGAGTTCAACCACTGGCGGCGCGAGCTGGCGCACGATGTTGCCTTGCTGGGGGATTGGGACCACAAGCGCCGCGCAGTGGATCACCGTCTGTTGCCCGCCGCCCGCACTCAAGAGGTATCGCATGAATCGCCCTGAACTGCCCGAGATCGACGCCCTGCTGCATATCCCGCAGCTCTCGGTACAAAACGCCAACGCCATCAGCGGCCCGCACAGTTGGGGCCACCCCGGCCCCACCCATTTCACCGGGCTGATGACCGCGCTGCAACGCAAGCTGGGGGCGGACAGTGGCCTGAGTTTCGTCGCCGTCGGTATCGTCAGCCATGGCTATCAGGCGCAGACCAATGGCGACTACGTGCAGCGCTTCAACCTCACGCGCAACCCGGTCGGCAAGGATGGCAGTACTGCAGCCATTGTGGAAGAAGGCCGCATCCACCTGCAGCTCTCGCTGCTGTTCGGCCTGCAGCTGAACACGCAGCGCCGGGCCGCCAGCGATGCCGAGCTGGACGAGCTGGCGCAGCAAGCCAGCCGCACCCTGCAGACCCTGCGTATCGCCGGGGGCAGCGTGTTGCCCGGTCACAGCCGCCTGCAGCCACGCTTGATCCGTCTGGATGAGGATGCCGATGTGCGCAGCCAGCAATTCCGCCGCCTGTGCCGCTACCTGCTGCCCGGCTATGCGCTGGTCAGCCGGGATGACCTGCTGCTGCAACACCACACCACCCTGCGCGAGCAAGATGCCACCGCCACCGTGCTGGACGCCTGGCTGGGCCAGTGCCGTATCAACCACACCCCGGTAACGGATGATGCTGGCAAAACCGAATGGCAGCACAGCCGCAGCGCGGGCAGGGGCTGGATTGTGCCGCTGCCGGTGGGCTACGGTGCCCTCACCCCGCTTTACGAAGCCGGTACGGTAGCCCGCTGCCGCGACCCGCACACCCCGGTCCGCTTTGTCGAAAGCCTGTACTCGCTGGGCGAGTGGCTCAGCCCGCACCGGCTGCGCGACTACCGCCAGCTGCTGTGGTACCCCGGCTACCACCCGGAAAACGGGGTATACCGCTGCCACAACGATTATCAAGCCCCTTCTTTGACCGAACCAACCCCCTTGGGAGTCACCGCATGAGCACTTTGGAAACCGCATCCGTACTCGCCTTCGAGCGCAAGCTGGACCCTTCCGACGCCTTGTTCTTTGCCGGCAACTGGGCCGAGCGTGAACACAGCGAGCAGTGGCAGCCTGTCAGCGTGCGTGACAAATCGGTGCGCGGCACCATCTCCAACCGCCTGAAAGCCAAAGATCAAGACCCAGCCAAGCTGGACGCCGCCATTGAAAACCCCAACCTGCAAAGGGTAGACGTCGCCACCCTGCCGCACGATGCCGACACCCTGAAAGTCCGCTTCACCCTGCGCGTGCTGGCCGGCGTCGGCGAACCCTCCGCCTGCAATAATGCCGATTACCGTGCCAAGCTGCTGAGTACCGTCGCCAGTTACCGTGAGGCGCATGGCTTTGCTGAGCTGGCCCGCCGCTATGCCGCCAACCTGGCCAATGGCCGCTTCCTGTGGCGTAACCGCATGGGCGCTGAACAGGCCGAAGTACATGTCGCCCAGCTGCAAGATGGCAAGGCGGTGCAAAGCTGGACCTTCGACGCCCTGGCCCTGAACTTGCGCGAGCTGAACACCAGCGGCCCGGTGGACGAACTGGGCCAGCGGATGGCTGCGGGCCTCAGTGGCAGCCAGCACCTGCTGCTGCAGGTCACCGCCTTTGTCCGCATCGGGGCCGGGCAAGAAGTGTTCCCCAGCCAGGAGCTGATTCTGGATCGGGGCCGGGGTGACAAAAGCAAAACCTTGTATTACGTGCAACAACACGACCAAAAAATTGCCGCCATCCACTCCCAGAAAATCGGCAACGCCCTGCGCACCATCGACACTTGGTATGGCGAAGCCGCTACCAACGGTCCCATTGCCATCGAGCCCTACGGCTCAGTCACCACCCAGGGCAAGGCCTACCGCCAGCCCAAACAAAAGCTGGACTTCTACACCCTGCTGGACAACTGGGTGCTGAAAGACATTGCCCCAGCGGTAGAACAGCAGCACTTTGTGCTGGCGACGCTGATCCGGGGTGGTGTGTTTGGCGAGGCGGGCTAGACCATGAACCACTATCTGGACATCCGCATCCTGCCGGACCCGGAGTTTGCCGCGCCACTACTCTTCAATGCCCTGTATGCCAAACTGCACCGCACGCTGGCAGAGCAGCAGCGCAGCGACATCGGCGCCAGCTTCCCCGGCTACGCGCTGGCCCACCGCAATGCAGAGGGAAAAGCACAGCCGCCCAGCCTGGGCACCCAGCTCCGCCTGCACGGCAGCGACGCCGCGCTCGAAGCCCTGATGGCCAGCAACTGGCTGCACGGCATGCGGGATCACCTAGCGCTTGGCACCATACAGCCCGTACCACCTGGTGCCAGCTACCTGCGCGTGCAACGCAAGCAGGCCAGAAGCAGCCCAACCCGCGAGCGAGATCGCCTGATGCGGCGCAAAGGCATCAGTGAGGCGGAAGCCCGGCAGCGCATACCGGACCACCGTGCACAAAGGCTGGATTTACCCTACCTGACCCTGAACAGCCAAAGCACCGGCCAGCGCTTTTGCCTGTTCATCACGCAGCACGCAGCCCCCCAGGCAGCCAGTGGCATATTCAATAGCTACGGCCTGAGCCCCACCGCCACCCTGCCCGCGTTCTGACCATCCCCGCGGCCCGCAACGGGCCGTACCCTTTTTAAAGGCTGGTCGCCTGCTCCTTAAAAATCAGATACTTACGCAACCCGCTCAAAGAAGGGGCAAACGCAGCCCAAGCCAGGCAAACCCTCTCCCCACAAGGGCTACAGCCTGGTAGACTTCTAGTTCACTGCCGGACAGGCAGCTCAGAAATCGTCAAGACCCATACCAAGCAGCAGAAATGCGTTCACTGCCGGACAGGCAGCTCAGAAAAGTTTGCGGGCGCGGGCGGTGGCCACTGCCGGGTTCACTGCCGGACAGGCAGCTCAGAAATCATCGCCCATGGCCGCAATCGCCGGAGCCACGTTCACTGCCGGACAGGCAGCTCAGAAAGGTGACCGCACAGGCAACAGTGATTGCGCCCAGTTCACTGCCGGACAGGCAGCTCAGAAACGAAAAATCGAGCCCGTTGACGCGCAGGCTCAGTTCACTGCCGGACAGGCAGCTCAGAAATGGGTGGTATGGCCGTCAACGTTCTTGCACACGTTCACTGCCGGACAGGCAGCTCAGAAATGGATCATCACCAGCATCCGCATGGTGCGGGCGTTCACTGCCGGACAGGCAGCTCAGAAATCATTACAACAACATCCACCGGTGCGTAACCGGTTCACTGCCGGACAGGCAGCTCAGAAATGCTGAGCAGAATTTCCTCGGGGCATTGATGGGTTCACTGCCGGACAGGCAGCTCAGAAATTCAGATACACGGCCAGCTTTGGCTTGAGCGAGTTCACTGCCGGACAGGCAGCTCAGAAATTCGTGTACTTGTCTACGTAGGCGTACCACGCGTTCACTGCCGGACAGGCAGCTCAGAAAAGAATGGATGAGAGAGGAAGCGAGATGATGCAGTTCACTGCCGGACAGGCAGCTCAGAAATCAGCAGTTCAGACGGCTATTTTGACGTAGGCGTTCACTGCCGGACAGGCAGCTCAGAAAGTCTGGCGATGGTGGCTTCAAGACGACTCGTTGTTCACTGCCGGACAGGCAGCTCAGAAATACGCGCTTTTCACCGTCCTTCACTACGGCGCGTTCACTGCCGGACAGGCAGCTCAGAAAATCGACTTTACCAAGGCGGGCAATCTGGCAGAGTTCACTGCCGGACAGGCAGCTCAGAAATGAACGGGGCGGTAATACATAGCGTGCGGGAAGTTCACTGCCGGACAGGCAGCTCAGAAAAGCTCCGGCATGATGTCTGCCAGCTGCCGGGTGTTCACTGCCGGACAGGCAGCTCAGAAAAGGCATTCCGGCATGCGACGGCGACGCTATTCGTTCACTGCCGGACAGGCAGCTCAGAAAAACCGGGGGCGCTGCCAAATGATTGACGCCATGTTCACTGCCGGACAGGCAGCTCAGAAAATTCGCGGGCCGTGGCTGGCATGAACTGGAACGTTCACTGCCGGACAGGCAGCTCAGAAAACGCACCCCTGAAATCAACCCAAGAGACCGGCGTTCACTGCCGGACAGGCAGCTCAGAAATGTCGGGAGGCCGGGACAACATGCCCCGCACCAGTTCACTGCCGGACAGGCAGCTCAGAAATTGCAGGCGGCGCAGGCTCGGACAACGCTTCCGTTCACTGCCGGACAGGCAGCTCAGAAATTCGGGGCCGTTTTTATTTGGAGATACCGAAAGTTCACTGCCGGACAGGCAGCTCAGAAATTGACGGGTAGTCAAGGGATGGAGGTATCCGGGTTCACTGCCGGACAGGCAGCTCAGAAATGCATCGAGATAGCCCAAAATGGCTACTTCGAGTTCACTGCCGGACAGGCAGCTCAGAAAATGTAGCGCTGTGCCGCGTCGCGGGCCTGAAACGTTCACTGCCGGACAGGCAGCTCAGAAATAGCCGGAAAACGCTGATAGTCGGCGGGCTGGGTTCACTGCCGGACAGGCAGCTCAGAAAGGCAGCGGAGCAGGCGGCGGGGCAGGTGGGATGTTCACTGCCGGACAGGCAGCTCAGAAAGCCCCAATACTGCCAAGGTTGCCGCCAATCCGGTTCACTGCCGGACAGGCAGCTCAGAAATCTGCCTTGCAGCTGCAGTAGGCGCTGATGCCGTTCACTGCCGGACAGGCAGCTCAGAAATGACTGTGCATTGCATGCAGATAATCGCCTGAGTTCACTGCCGGACAGGCAGCTCAGAAAAACAACTGGCTGACAGCCTACGCGGTGGAAATGTTCACTGCCGGACAGGCAGCTCAGAAATTTAAGCTCTTTGAGGATGTCCTTTTGTACGTGTTCACTGCCGGACAGGCAGCTCAGAAAAACACGATGAGGCCGTTAGTGGTCTCGTCTGGGTTCACTGCCGGACAGGCAGCTCAGAAAGGGTCGCGCATGTCCGGGTGAATAATGCCGTTGTTCACTGCCGGACAGGCAGCTCAGAAAGATAGGGCCTATATCCCTTTCAGTTCCTCCCCGTTCACTGCCGGACAGGCAGCTCAGAAAACGCTTACGATTGCGCGTGTCACACTGGAAAGGTTCACTGCCGGACAGGCAGCTCAGAAACTACGGAGCTGCCCCGGAAGTAGTCGGAGCAAGTTCACTGCCGGACAGGCAGCTCAGAAAAACATCTACGCGGGCCTGGACGCCCTCGGCGTGTTCACTGCCGGACAGGCAGCTCAGAAATATTTCCATGACTCACGCGTCGTTAACGGCCAGTTCACTGCCGGACAGGCAGCTCAGAAAACCACGACATCAGGATATTCGCTTTCGTACCAGTTCACTGCCGGACAGGCAGCTCAGAAAAGAAGCTGATCGACTGGGCGCTACACTCACGCGTTCGCTGCCGGACAGGCAGCTCAGAAAGAGCGCAAAGCAGACTGCGATGCCGACGTAATGTTCGCTGCCGGACAGGCAGCTCAGAAATATGGGCAAACGCAAATCCTGAGCGGGAACATGTTCACTGCCGGACAGGCAGCTCAGAAATTGAGGAGCTGACAGGTTTTCCCCGGCGCCGGGTTCACTGCCGGACAGGCAGCTCAGAAATTTAGGACGGCATCAGAGGCTTTGGCGTTGTCGTTCACTGCCGGACAGGCAGCTCAGAAATGCACGGTGTAAACCTGTTTGATCGGCTGCATGTTCACTGCCGGACAGGCAGCTCAGAAATCAGCGGGCCGAATTCTTTTTACTGTTGCTGCGGTTCACTGCCGGACAGGCAGCTCAGAAAGTTCCACACGTTCAAACAACAACAGGGGCGGTGTTCACTGCCGGACAGGCAGCTCAGAAATTACTGACCGGTCACGATTTTGCGCAACGCGGGTTCACTGCCGGACAGGCAGCTCAGAAATTGGTCTGCTCATGCACGACAAGGCCGTTCAGGTTCACTGCCGGACAAGCAGCTCAGAAACGAC
This genomic window from Leeia aquatica contains:
- the csy1 gene encoding type I-F CRISPR-associated protein Csy1 is translated as MLDPLSPRAQSLRSEIQQFLQLRLADKLGALAADDPKREALIAQYQPQAWLADAARRVTQLQLVTHPLKASHPDARGSSLFIPPSSLPPRQEVGSHALPTLVSDVVGNAAALDVYKFLKLSHAGQSLLSLLQAGDADLLAALSDDAEQATAWRDAFCSIAEPASDLICHALAKQIYWPVSPDAYPPDAHDDSHFHLLSILNSSALSHWLYEQIQADRFGEATKAARQARRDGAAHPHGYHEYPQLAEEKKGGTKPQNISQLNSERKGSNYLLAALPPQWNSKATRPLYGVASLFVRFGSQPHVRGLLDELRDYLGKLKPEANNMHIRNRRDAWLGELFTELLQFGAGFSNGLPKGWTAHPDCTLPIEEQCWLDPYRAEDDEEFNRAFQWQDWPAQLAERFAHWLNTRLGAERLSKHQLALGEVEFNHWRRELAHDVALLGDWDHKRRAVDHRLLPAARTQEVSHESP
- the csy2 gene encoding type I-F CRISPR-associated protein Csy2, with product MNRPELPEIDALLHIPQLSVQNANAISGPHSWGHPGPTHFTGLMTALQRKLGADSGLSFVAVGIVSHGYQAQTNGDYVQRFNLTRNPVGKDGSTAAIVEEGRIHLQLSLLFGLQLNTQRRAASDAELDELAQQASRTLQTLRIAGGSVLPGHSRLQPRLIRLDEDADVRSQQFRRLCRYLLPGYALVSRDDLLLQHHTTLREQDATATVLDAWLGQCRINHTPVTDDAGKTEWQHSRSAGRGWIVPLPVGYGALTPLYEAGTVARCRDPHTPVRFVESLYSLGEWLSPHRLRDYRQLLWYPGYHPENGVYRCHNDYQAPSLTEPTPLGVTA
- the csy3 gene encoding type I-F CRISPR-associated protein Csy3, giving the protein MSTLETASVLAFERKLDPSDALFFAGNWAEREHSEQWQPVSVRDKSVRGTISNRLKAKDQDPAKLDAAIENPNLQRVDVATLPHDADTLKVRFTLRVLAGVGEPSACNNADYRAKLLSTVASYREAHGFAELARRYAANLANGRFLWRNRMGAEQAEVHVAQLQDGKAVQSWTFDALALNLRELNTSGPVDELGQRMAAGLSGSQHLLLQVTAFVRIGAGQEVFPSQELILDRGRGDKSKTLYYVQQHDQKIAAIHSQKIGNALRTIDTWYGEAATNGPIAIEPYGSVTTQGKAYRQPKQKLDFYTLLDNWVLKDIAPAVEQQHFVLATLIRGGVFGEAG
- the cas6f gene encoding type I-F CRISPR-associated endoribonuclease Cas6/Csy4 is translated as MNHYLDIRILPDPEFAAPLLFNALYAKLHRTLAEQQRSDIGASFPGYALAHRNAEGKAQPPSLGTQLRLHGSDAALEALMASNWLHGMRDHLALGTIQPVPPGASYLRVQRKQARSSPTRERDRLMRRKGISEAEARQRIPDHRAQRLDLPYLTLNSQSTGQRFCLFITQHAAPQAASGIFNSYGLSPTATLPAF